The proteins below are encoded in one region of Brachyspira intermedia PWS/A:
- a CDS encoding hemolysin family protein, which produces MEVLLVYLFEIFIIIILIMLSALFSGSETAYTSIDDVTLMRLVREKKIKEEDKKYWEKSSSMIPTLLVGNNIVNISASSIITVFAVRLADILPHVSTNVMVTISTATITILIIIFGEILPKVLMRVNAEKMMPYLLYFMKFCHFIFKPITFLMDKITTFIMNYFVPKRLRDAEKRSALSSMDDITTIIHLGHKEGIIKEYTHEMLTGVIDFRNKTVEEIMTPRVDMVCIEAETDVNEIIKLTVESGLSRFPVYEETVDHIIGIFHTRALFKEYVKGGGKMNKIKKKAIDYIMLPYFVPETKTISSLFNDMQKKKLQMVITIDEYGGTAGLVTMEDIIEEIMGDIEDESDKKEADVIRFKGKRIIINGNAPIEDVNKTLKLELEHEEYQTIAGYVIDMLDHIPETNERFILKGYRVRIMKVEDRRIVEMEFTPLKYSRTNESDNIDLQDTTDSEKNDSEILNE; this is translated from the coding sequence ATGGAAGTACTACTAGTTTATTTATTTGAAATATTTATAATAATTATTCTTATTATGCTCTCAGCATTATTCTCAGGAAGCGAAACTGCATATACTTCTATAGATGATGTTACCTTAATGCGTTTAGTAAGAGAGAAAAAAATAAAAGAGGAAGATAAAAAGTACTGGGAAAAATCAAGTTCTATGATACCTACTCTATTAGTTGGTAATAACATAGTTAATATATCAGCAAGTTCCATTATAACAGTATTTGCTGTGAGGCTTGCTGACATTCTACCCCATGTATCAACAAATGTGATGGTTACAATATCAACTGCTACAATAACAATACTTATTATAATATTTGGAGAGATACTGCCTAAAGTACTTATGAGAGTTAATGCTGAAAAGATGATGCCTTATCTTCTATACTTTATGAAGTTTTGTCATTTTATATTTAAGCCTATAACTTTTTTAATGGACAAAATAACTACTTTTATAATGAATTATTTTGTACCTAAAAGATTAAGAGATGCTGAAAAAAGAAGCGCATTATCTAGTATGGACGATATAACAACAATAATACATCTAGGGCATAAAGAAGGAATAATTAAAGAATATACTCATGAGATGTTAACAGGTGTAATAGATTTCAGAAATAAAACTGTAGAAGAAATTATGACTCCTCGTGTTGATATGGTATGCATAGAAGCTGAAACAGATGTAAATGAAATTATAAAACTTACTGTAGAATCAGGACTTTCAAGATTCCCTGTTTATGAGGAAACAGTTGACCATATAATAGGAATTTTTCATACTAGAGCTTTATTTAAAGAGTATGTTAAAGGCGGCGGAAAAATGAACAAAATAAAAAAGAAAGCTATTGATTATATAATGCTGCCATACTTTGTACCTGAAACTAAGACTATAAGTAGTTTATTTAATGATATGCAGAAGAAAAAACTTCAGATGGTAATTACTATTGATGAATATGGGGGAACTGCCGGACTTGTTACTATGGAAGATATAATAGAAGAGATAATGGGCGACATAGAAGATGAAAGCGATAAAAAAGAAGCTGATGTAATAAGATTCAAAGGAAAAAGAATCATAATAAATGGAAATGCTCCTATAGAAGATGTTAATAAAACTTTAAAATTAGAATTAGAACATGAAGAATATCAAACTATAGCAGGATATGTAATTGATATGCTTGATCATATACCTGAAACAAATGAACGTTTTATACTTAAAGGCTACAGAGTAAGGATAATGAAAGTTGAAGACAGAAGAATAGTTGAAATGGAATTCACGCCTTTAAAATATTCAAGAACAAATGAAAGTGATAATATTGATTTACAAGATACAACTGACTCAGAAAAAAATGATTCAGAAATTTTAAATGAATAA
- a CDS encoding peptidoglycan recognition protein family protein has translation MIKNIIYISIIISLLLSCTNTVSSNVIQTNDVAIKPDISDKYKITPNALRLQLLSEYTQTHYGSKLIYLDNPQIIVVHSTETPNLSIAVNIFKNDTLIGRPDIEAGGEVNVGTHFLVDFDGTIYANTPIEYIARHTVGFNYTSISIENIGYADKLTKEQLEANVKLIKYIKSKYKSIKYIIAHYEYKDKTLPHYSLYKELNTKYINPGKRDPGTNFMQELRKRI, from the coding sequence ATGATAAAAAACATTATTTATATATCAATTATAATATCTTTATTATTATCATGTACTAATACTGTAAGCAGCAATGTTATACAAACTAATGATGTGGCAATAAAACCAGATATAAGTGATAAATACAAAATCACTCCTAACGCTCTTAGATTACAATTATTATCTGAATACACACAAACGCATTATGGAAGCAAATTAATATATTTAGATAATCCTCAAATAATAGTTGTTCATTCTACAGAAACTCCTAATCTTAGTATAGCCGTAAATATATTTAAAAACGACACTTTAATAGGAAGACCTGATATAGAAGCAGGCGGGGAAGTAAATGTTGGAACTCATTTCTTAGTTGATTTCGATGGTACTATATATGCTAATACTCCTATTGAATATATAGCAAGACATACTGTAGGATTTAATTATACATCTATAAGTATAGAAAATATAGGATATGCTGATAAATTAACAAAAGAACAGTTAGAAGCCAATGTTAAATTGATAAAATATATAAAAAGTAAATATAAAAGCATAAAATACATAATAGCACATTATGAATATAAAGATAAAACTCTGCCTCATTATTCTCTATATAAAGAACTAAATACAAAATATATAAATCCTGGTAAAAGAGATCCAGGCACTAATTTCATGCAGGAATTAAGAAAAAGAATTTAA
- a CDS encoding chemotaxis protein CheX — translation MATTPIKFMDVRFINPFIVSLVSIFKEMAGLTMEKGTLVKGQGRKLFSGYGVAIGIVGDVNGQVLYEFPENFSQLLTENLTDKKRGEYDSEDDFEDMMRSVINEMGNTISGLAITKLAEEGISCDITPPILYFGKEIQIIPKNLQTIIIPFQSSLGFVSVNIAMDA, via the coding sequence ATGGCTACAACACCTATAAAATTTATGGACGTTAGATTCATCAATCCATTTATTGTATCTCTAGTATCAATATTCAAAGAGATGGCTGGTCTTACAATGGAAAAAGGTACTTTAGTTAAAGGACAAGGCCGTAAACTTTTCTCCGGATATGGTGTTGCTATAGGAATTGTCGGCGATGTTAATGGACAAGTGCTTTATGAATTTCCTGAAAATTTCTCTCAGCTTCTTACTGAAAATCTTACAGATAAAAAACGCGGAGAATATGATTCTGAAGATGATTTTGAAGATATGATGAGAAGTGTTATAAATGAAATGGGAAATACTATAAGCGGTCTTGCAATTACTAAATTAGCTGAAGAAGGTATAAGCTGCGATATCACTCCTCCTATACTTTATTTTGGAAAAGAAATACAAATAATTCCTAAAAATTTACAAACTATAATTATTCCTTTCCAATCATCACTTGGATTTGTCAGCGTTAATATTGCTATGGATGCATAA
- the dnaE gene encoding DNA polymerase III subunit alpha, producing the protein MSFVHLHVHTQYSILDGAARIKSLYSKKDKTKRLIPGLIDRAKELGMPGIAMTDHGNMFGAMEFFSEAKDKGIIPIIGCEVYVAPKTRFDKKIENSEEKSAMHLILLAKDKEGYNNLCKLVTFGYTEGFYYRPRVDHELIEKYNKGLICLSACMGGEIPIAIRKKDYKQASKLAEYYKSIFGNDFYIELQDHNIPEEKSLNSALYKLANHHNIELVVTNDVHYVSKEDAKAHEILLAIQTKATLDSPRRYKFPSNEFHLKTEEEMMKSFAKLPKAFENTVKIAEQCKDLNIMTKTYYMPNYELPNGETETTALRKMCLDGLNKYYNNDIPKEAMERLDMELGVIGKMGFEGYFLVVQDFINYARNHDVAVGPGRGSAAGSIVAFATGITKVNPLDYDLLFERFLNPERKSMPDIDVDFQDDKREVIIDYVKEKYGKDNVSQIATFGALGGRSVIRDVCRVMGIDLATADRLAKSIPDDVKRVVDIYDHPDCAALVKEIEGNRELKNMYEISTRLDGLVRNVGLHAAGVIISSHPIADLAPVYQDSKTGTRACQYEMTYVESAGLIKMDFLGIKNLRLIKDAIKDIKDRYGVEIDIDKIPLDDEAVYDIFRKADTGGVFQFESPGMRQMLINIQPTGFDDLVSSVALYRPGPLNSGMDKDYADRKNKRKEIVYKHPDLEPILKESQGVLIYQEQIMAISRVIGGFTAAEADDLRKAMGKKIVEKMNSMREKFITGGLERGYDEELLNYLFDTMKGFAEYGFNKSHSVCYALIAYQEAYIKAHYHMEYYVALLNTVIADTDKIALYLNEIKQKNIEIVTASVFESDALFSQKDGKIVYALHAVKGVGLHAALAIQEEREKNGQFKNLEDFVKRVDVHLVNRKVYETLIKCGAFSEFGHTESALLSSLDAILAHASNYQKETLSGQTMLFDSMSEDDSGSASLVIEKQVEYASNILMENEREVLGFSLRYHPFARYITKIDYKYFHNTLDIDNLKDKDEFLLPCVVMSAIETTTKKNTPMITLKVMDIFTEYVFYITANSQIEKYKDMLEEQTGILIKGRRDKNRFSDKIYNNIVDIKLLDSFLKDKNLKLKEVKRDNIKRENNSESTPENRQVHVNKNDAPFKNTSNKENDIKRSDNVVSNAPFTSRPNNSIAVKHTNSGKKQLALYMNKNIFDDMDLLCLQNAISSNPGDYTIFLKLKSESGMEIFKIGEDYKVDPNPRFLNEAKSALRSLIEIEYA; encoded by the coding sequence ATGTCATTTGTTCATTTGCATGTACATACACAATATTCAATACTTGACGGAGCTGCCCGTATTAAGTCATTATATTCTAAGAAGGATAAAACTAAAAGACTTATACCGGGATTAATAGACAGAGCTAAAGAATTAGGAATGCCAGGCATAGCTATGACAGATCATGGTAATATGTTTGGTGCTATGGAATTTTTCTCTGAAGCAAAGGATAAAGGTATTATACCTATTATAGGATGTGAAGTATATGTTGCCCCTAAAACAAGATTCGATAAAAAGATAGAAAACTCTGAAGAAAAAAGTGCTATGCATTTAATTCTTCTTGCTAAAGATAAAGAAGGTTATAATAATCTATGTAAATTAGTTACTTTTGGATATACTGAAGGTTTCTATTATAGACCTAGAGTAGACCATGAATTAATAGAAAAATATAATAAAGGTCTTATTTGTTTATCAGCATGTATGGGCGGAGAGATTCCTATTGCTATAAGAAAAAAAGATTATAAACAAGCATCAAAATTAGCTGAATATTATAAATCTATTTTTGGAAATGATTTTTATATAGAACTTCAGGATCATAATATACCTGAGGAGAAATCTTTAAATAGTGCATTATATAAACTTGCTAATCATCATAATATAGAGTTGGTAGTTACAAATGATGTGCATTATGTATCCAAAGAAGATGCTAAAGCTCATGAAATACTTTTAGCAATACAAACTAAAGCCACTTTAGATTCACCAAGAAGATATAAATTCCCAAGCAATGAATTCCATCTAAAAACAGAAGAAGAGATGATGAAGTCATTTGCTAAACTTCCTAAAGCATTTGAAAATACTGTGAAAATAGCAGAGCAATGCAAAGATTTAAATATAATGACTAAGACTTATTATATGCCTAATTATGAGCTTCCTAATGGTGAAACAGAAACCACAGCATTAAGGAAGATGTGCTTAGATGGTCTTAATAAATACTATAATAATGATATACCAAAAGAAGCTATGGAAAGGCTTGATATGGAATTGGGTGTTATAGGAAAGATGGGATTTGAAGGATACTTCCTTGTAGTTCAGGACTTCATTAACTATGCAAGAAATCATGATGTTGCAGTAGGACCTGGAAGGGGAAGTGCTGCCGGTTCAATAGTTGCATTTGCTACTGGAATTACAAAAGTTAATCCTCTTGATTATGATTTGCTTTTTGAAAGATTTTTAAATCCTGAAAGAAAAAGCATGCCTGATATTGACGTTGACTTCCAAGATGATAAGAGGGAAGTTATAATAGATTATGTAAAAGAAAAATACGGTAAAGATAATGTTTCTCAAATAGCTACTTTCGGAGCTTTGGGAGGACGTTCTGTTATAAGAGATGTTTGCCGTGTTATGGGTATAGATTTAGCTACTGCTGACAGACTTGCTAAAAGCATACCTGATGATGTTAAAAGAGTTGTAGATATATATGATCATCCTGATTGTGCTGCTTTAGTTAAAGAAATAGAAGGCAACAGAGAATTAAAAAATATGTATGAGATATCTACAAGACTTGACGGTTTGGTTAGGAATGTAGGTTTGCATGCTGCTGGTGTTATTATATCATCTCATCCTATAGCTGATTTAGCACCGGTTTATCAGGATTCTAAGACAGGTACTAGAGCTTGTCAGTATGAAATGACTTATGTTGAAAGTGCCGGACTTATAAAAATGGACTTTTTGGGTATTAAGAACTTAAGACTCATAAAAGATGCCATAAAAGATATAAAAGATAGATATGGTGTTGAAATAGATATAGATAAGATTCCGCTAGATGATGAAGCTGTTTATGATATATTTAGGAAGGCTGATACAGGCGGAGTTTTCCAGTTTGAAAGTCCTGGTATGCGTCAGATGCTTATAAATATTCAGCCTACAGGTTTTGATGACTTAGTATCAAGCGTAGCATTGTATCGTCCTGGTCCTTTAAACTCAGGTATGGATAAAGACTATGCAGACAGAAAGAATAAAAGAAAAGAAATAGTATATAAACACCCAGATTTAGAGCCTATACTTAAAGAAAGTCAGGGAGTATTAATATATCAAGAGCAGATTATGGCTATAAGCCGAGTTATAGGCGGATTTACTGCTGCAGAAGCTGATGATTTAAGAAAGGCTATGGGTAAAAAAATCGTAGAGAAAATGAACTCTATGAGAGAGAAATTTATTACTGGCGGACTTGAAAGAGGTTATGATGAAGAATTATTAAATTATCTTTTTGATACAATGAAAGGTTTTGCTGAATATGGTTTCAATAAATCTCACTCTGTTTGCTATGCATTAATAGCCTATCAGGAAGCTTATATTAAAGCTCATTATCATATGGAATATTATGTGGCTTTGCTTAATACTGTTATAGCCGATACTGATAAAATAGCTTTATATCTTAATGAAATTAAACAGAAAAATATAGAGATAGTTACAGCAAGCGTATTTGAAAGTGATGCTTTATTCTCTCAAAAAGATGGTAAAATAGTTTATGCTTTACATGCAGTTAAAGGTGTTGGTCTTCATGCTGCTTTGGCTATTCAGGAAGAGAGAGAAAAAAATGGACAATTCAAGAATTTAGAAGATTTTGTAAAACGTGTTGATGTTCATTTAGTTAATAGAAAAGTTTATGAAACTCTCATAAAATGTGGGGCTTTCTCTGAATTCGGACATACTGAAAGTGCATTGCTTAGTTCACTTGATGCTATACTTGCTCATGCTTCTAATTATCAAAAGGAAACTTTATCCGGTCAAACTATGCTGTTTGATTCTATGTCTGAAGATGACAGCGGAAGTGCTTCTTTGGTAATAGAAAAACAAGTGGAATATGCTTCTAATATTTTAATGGAAAATGAAAGAGAAGTTTTAGGTTTTTCATTAAGATATCATCCTTTTGCAAGATATATTACTAAAATTGATTATAAATATTTCCATAATACTTTGGATATTGATAATCTTAAAGATAAAGATGAGTTTTTACTTCCTTGTGTTGTTATGTCAGCTATTGAAACAACTACAAAGAAAAATACTCCTATGATTACATTAAAAGTTATGGATATATTTACTGAATATGTATTTTATATTACAGCTAATAGTCAGATAGAGAAATACAAAGATATGCTTGAAGAACAAACAGGAATATTAATAAAAGGACGCAGAGATAAAAATAGATTCTCAGATAAAATATATAATAATATTGTTGATATCAAATTATTAGATTCTTTCTTAAAAGATAAGAATCTTAAACTCAAAGAAGTAAAAAGAGATAATATAAAAAGAGAGAATAATTCAGAATCAACACCTGAAAATAGACAGGTGCATGTAAATAAGAATGATGCTCCATTTAAAAATACTTCTAATAAAGAGAATGATATTAAAAGATCTGATAATGTTGTTTCCAATGCACCATTTACAAGCAGGCCTAATAACAGTATAGCTGTAAAACATACTAACAGCGGTAAGAAGCAATTAGCATTATATATGAATAAAAATATATTTGATGATATGGATTTATTATGTCTTCAAAATGCTATATCTTCAAACCCCGGAGATTATACAATATTCTTAAAATTGAAATCTGAAAGCGGCATGGAAATATTTAAAATAGGTGAGGATTATAAAGTTGATCCTAATCCTAGATTCTTAAATGAAGCTAAGAGTGCATTGAGATCATTAATAGAAATTGAATATGCTTAA